A window from Thermodesulfobacteriota bacterium encodes these proteins:
- the rho gene encoding transcription termination factor Rho has product MARATKLREKPEEKEVLSEESHFLHLNDIRNKKSAELMKMARDLEIDETSRMTKQDIIYAILKAQSEKEGVIYAEGVLEILSEGYGFLRSPKYSYLPGPDDIYVSKSQIRSFNLKTGDTVGGQVRLPREGEKNLALLKIEEVNFDSPEVCRERVAFENRVPLHPDQKLMLEYDANDFCTRVLDLFIPIGMGQRGLIVAPPRTGKTILLQRIANAITRNHPDVALIVLLIDERPEEVTDMERSVNGEVVSSTFDEPPQRHIQVADMVLEKAKRLVEHGKDVVILLDSLTRLARASNTVTPASGRVLSGGMEANALQRPKRFFGAARNTEEGGSLTIIATALIDTGSRMDEVIFEEFKGTGNMEAYLDRRLADKRVFPALDLQRSGTRKEELLLPADVLNKVWLLRKVLSPMNTVEAMEFLLDKMSGTKSNKEFFNMMNQ; this is encoded by the coding sequence ATGGCTAGAGCAACCAAATTACGGGAAAAACCCGAAGAGAAGGAAGTTTTGTCGGAAGAAAGTCATTTCCTCCACCTGAACGACATCAGAAACAAGAAGAGCGCGGAGCTCATGAAGATGGCGAGGGACCTCGAGATCGACGAGACCTCGCGCATGACGAAGCAGGACATCATCTACGCTATCCTCAAGGCCCAGAGCGAAAAAGAAGGGGTCATATATGCCGAGGGCGTGCTAGAAATTCTGTCCGAGGGGTACGGGTTCCTCAGGTCTCCCAAGTACAGCTATCTGCCCGGACCCGACGACATCTACGTTTCGAAATCCCAGATACGCTCTTTCAACTTGAAGACCGGAGACACCGTGGGCGGGCAGGTAAGGCTGCCCAGAGAAGGCGAGAAGAACCTGGCGCTCCTCAAGATAGAAGAGGTGAACTTCGATTCTCCCGAAGTATGCAGGGAAAGAGTCGCTTTCGAAAACCGTGTCCCCCTTCACCCCGACCAGAAGCTGATGCTCGAATACGACGCAAACGATTTCTGCACGAGGGTGCTCGACCTGTTCATCCCTATCGGTATGGGCCAGAGGGGTTTGATCGTGGCCCCGCCGAGGACGGGTAAAACGATACTGCTCCAGAGGATAGCTAACGCTATAACCAGGAACCACCCCGACGTCGCCCTCATAGTGCTCCTTATCGACGAGCGCCCGGAGGAAGTAACGGATATGGAGCGTTCGGTCAACGGGGAAGTAGTCAGCTCGACGTTCGACGAGCCGCCACAGAGACACATCCAGGTGGCCGATATGGTGCTCGAAAAAGCGAAGAGGCTCGTGGAGCACGGTAAGGACGTCGTAATCCTGCTCGACAGCTTGACGAGGCTCGCCCGCGCGAGCAATACCGTTACGCCCGCGAGCGGCAGGGTGCTCTCGGGAGGTATGGAGGCGAACGCGCTCCAGAGGCCGAAGAGGTTCTTCGGCGCCGCCAGGAACACCGAGGAGGGCGGAAGCCTGACTATCATCGCCACGGCCCTGATAGATACGGGCAGCAGGATGGACGAGGTCATATTCGAAGAATTCAAGGGAACAGGCAACATGGAGGCCTACCTCGACAGGAGGCTCGCCGACAAGAGAGTATTCCCTGCGCTCGACCTCCAGCGCTCGGGCACGAGGAAAGAAGAGCTCCTGCTTCCGGCAGACGTGCTCAACAAGGTATGGCTGCTCAGAAAAGTCTTGAGCCCGATGAACACCGTCGAAGCTATGGAATTCCTCCTCGACAAGATGAGCGGAACGAAGTCGAACAAGGAATTCTTCAACATGATGAACCAGTAA